A window of the Archocentrus centrarchus isolate MPI-CPG fArcCen1 chromosome 9, fArcCen1, whole genome shotgun sequence genome harbors these coding sequences:
- the areg gene encoding proheparin-binding EGF-like growth factor isoform X2, with protein sequence MNPLILTCLLCFVCSALSAQGSAGTQSGDQAGVTAGLASGEGLQSLHNDDDELETDEMISGGDDENVSFHDLHPSQDEKKKRKGKGKRRNRHKSKSTTPFNPEHTAFTYGHTSTLSTTEDPCSTSHLDYCIHGYCKHIEGLHEPVCICMKGYDGERCGIQTLEIIKNEPTESNNTELVQTVLVVIAVVLSVISCTAILLMTCAHYRSHKNFLASYLGTVSEQEKLQKHTGDVVV encoded by the exons ATGAACCCTCTCATCCTCACCTGTCTCCTGTGCTTTG TCTGCagtgctttaagtgctcagGGATCAGCGGGCACACAGTCAGGTGACCAAGCCGGAGTAACTGCAGGCCTGGCCTCAGGGGAAGGCCTCCAGAGTTTGCACAATGATGACGATGAGCTGGAAACGGACGAAATGATTTCAGGAGGAGATGATGAAAATGTCAGCTTCCACG ACTTGCATCCCAGTCAagatgagaagaagaaaaggaagggtAAAGGCAAGAGGAGGAACAGACACAAGAGCAAAAGCACAACTCCTTTCAACCCCGAGCACACAGCTTTCACTTACGGACACACATCCACTCTGAGCACCACTGAGGatccctgcagcacctcccacctGGACTACTGCATTCACGGCTACTGCAAGCACATAGAGGGCCTGCATGAGCCAGTGTGCAT ATGTATGAAGGGTTATGATGGGGAGCGCTGTGGAATCCAGACTCTGGAGATCATTAAAAACGAGCCCACTGAGAGCAACAACACTGAGCTGGTGCAGACGGTCTTAGTGGTCATCGCCGTGGTCCTTTCAGTCATCAGTTGTACCGCCATTCTGCTCATGACCTGTGCTCA TTACAGGTCACATAAAAACTTCCTGGCCTCCTACCTTGGGACTGTGTCAGAGCAGGAGAAGCTACAGAAACACACCGGTGATGTTGTGGTGTGA
- the LOC115785931 gene encoding proepiregulin-like, with amino-acid sequence MGNSKLSALLSLIGVMLIWPYVLTKSVSPRVQTADSASLPAGQGEKRPHAVKRSTQNCDSSYDNYCLNDGQCMLLLDINEHHCKCERGFIGPRCDTPELVFQPMGEGQIIVIVFCVSLLIIGLAGALYLCCKWYKKNRFPRQPKRQGYTGVQMA; translated from the exons ATGGGGAACAGCAAACTGTCAGCGCTCCTTTCACTTAtcg GTGTCATGCTGATCTGGCCATATGTACTCACCAAGAGTGTCTCACCCAGAGTGCAGACTGCAGACAGCGcctctctccctgcag GGCAGGGAGAAAAGCGCCCACATGCGGTTAAGCGATCGACGCAGAACTGCGACAGCTCCTATGACAACTACTGTTTGAACGACGGCCAGTGCATGCTGCTTCTGGACATCAATGAACACCACTGCAA GTGTGAGAGGGGCTTCATTGGCCCCAGGTGTGACACACCGGAACTCGTTTTTCAGCCAATGGGTGAAGGGCAAATAATTGTCATAGTTTTCTGCGTGAGTCTGCTGATTATAGGATTGGCTGGAGCTCTGTACTTGTGCTGCAAATG GTATAAGAAGAACAGATTTCCTCGTCAGCCGAAGCGGCAGGGTTACACGGGAGTCCAGATGGCTTAG
- the epgn gene encoding epigen, with product MFEQRRTCPEKPLLSAVAVLLLLAAGGRSAVLTDNLQTPETPLSNSSLIPQLNRSSMETPVVLPLHRPCESKHDTYCANGGRCMYPQDSDKPSCICEHSYSGPRCMFVEPSRGLPDVEQVIGIILGIFILIIFLAIAVYFLAWKRCRKSPLPIKSVPSETPV from the exons ATGTTTGAACAAAGACGGACATGCCCGGAGAAGC CCCTCCTGTCAGCAGTGGCAGTGCTGCTGCTCTTGGCTGCAGGAGGACGATCCGCGGTGCTGACTGACAACCTCCAGACCCCAGAAACTCCTCTCTCAAACTCATCTCTGATCCCTCAGCTCAACAGAA GTAGCATGGAGACACCTGTAGTCCTACCTTTACACAGACCATGTGAAAGCAAACACGATACTTACTGTGCCAACGGTGGCAGGTGCATGTATCCCCAAGACAGTGACAAACCTTCTTGCAT CTGCGAACACTCGTACAGCGGGCCGCGTTGCATGTTTGTCGAACCCAGTCGTGGTTTGCCTGATGTGGAGCAAGTGATTGGCATCATTTTGGGGATATTCATACTCATCATATTCCTGGCCATTGCGGTTTACTTCCTGGCCTGGAAAAG gtgtAGAAAATCACCACTGCCAATAAAATCTGTACCTTCTGAGACCCCAGTGTGA
- the LOC115785847 gene encoding granzyme K-like, with product MFCLRRFTVSIACTLFFIIQPGQGSEIIEGQEVRPHSLPFMAYVLSENSSCGGTLIHPKWVLTAAHCTNVYLVILGVHSMTKMEEGSRQLRAIKERFRHPDYSYRSNDLMLLKLKKSVKKTKTVNWLKLGKAVRDPAAGSKCLVAGWGETENSKTSDVLMSVNVTVVNREKCNSRDYYNHDPVITSDMICAGSSGANKADTCKGDSGGPLLCNGELVGVTSFGRGCGIIDKPGVYSFVSEKQLKWIKKTMK from the exons ATGTTCTGCCTGAGGAGGTTCACTGTTTCCATCGCATGCACGCTCTTCTTCATAATTCAGCCAG gTCAAGGTTCTGAGATTATTGAAGGACAAGAAGTCAGGCCACACTCACTGCCTTTCATGGCTTATGTGTTGAGTGAGAATAGTTCCTGTGGAGGGACATTAATCCATCCAAAATGGGTCCTGACGGCCGCCCACTGCACTAA TGTGTATCTGGTGATCCTCGGAGTGCACTCCATGACAAAAATGGAAGAAGGTTCTCGGCAGCTCCGAGCAATTAAGGAACGTTTTCGTCATCCAGACTATTCCTACCGCAGCAATGACCTCATGTTGCTCAAG CTGAAGAAATCTGTGAAGAAAACCAAGACGGTAAATTGGCTCAAGTTGGGCAAAGCTGTCAGAGACCCTGCAGCTGGCAGCAAGTGTCTGGTGGCTGGATGGGGAGAAACTGAAAACAGCAAAACCTCAGATGTCCTCATGTCTGTCAATGTGACTGTGGTCAACAGAGAGAAGTGCAACTCTCGTGATTATTACAACCACGACCCTGTAATCACCAGTGACATGATCTGTGCTGGTTCAAGTGGTGCAAACAAGGCTGATACCTGTAAA GGGGATTCAGGAGGGCCGCTGTTGTGCAATGGAGAGCTGGTTGGAGTCACTTCTTTTGGACGGGGTTGTGGCATCATTGATAAACCTGGAGTCTATTCATTTGTCTCTGAGAAGCAACTCAAGTGGATCAAAAAAACGATGAAATAA
- the areg gene encoding proheparin-binding EGF-like growth factor isoform X1, producing the protein MNPLILTCLLCFVVCSALSAQGSAGTQSGDQAGVTAGLASGEGLQSLHNDDDELETDEMISGGDDENVSFHDLHPSQDEKKKRKGKGKRRNRHKSKSTTPFNPEHTAFTYGHTSTLSTTEDPCSTSHLDYCIHGYCKHIEGLHEPVCICMKGYDGERCGIQTLEIIKNEPTESNNTELVQTVLVVIAVVLSVISCTAILLMTCAHYRSHKNFLASYLGTVSEQEKLQKHTGDVVV; encoded by the exons ATGAACCCTCTCATCCTCACCTGTCTCCTGTGCTTTG TAGTCTGCagtgctttaagtgctcagGGATCAGCGGGCACACAGTCAGGTGACCAAGCCGGAGTAACTGCAGGCCTGGCCTCAGGGGAAGGCCTCCAGAGTTTGCACAATGATGACGATGAGCTGGAAACGGACGAAATGATTTCAGGAGGAGATGATGAAAATGTCAGCTTCCACG ACTTGCATCCCAGTCAagatgagaagaagaaaaggaagggtAAAGGCAAGAGGAGGAACAGACACAAGAGCAAAAGCACAACTCCTTTCAACCCCGAGCACACAGCTTTCACTTACGGACACACATCCACTCTGAGCACCACTGAGGatccctgcagcacctcccacctGGACTACTGCATTCACGGCTACTGCAAGCACATAGAGGGCCTGCATGAGCCAGTGTGCAT ATGTATGAAGGGTTATGATGGGGAGCGCTGTGGAATCCAGACTCTGGAGATCATTAAAAACGAGCCCACTGAGAGCAACAACACTGAGCTGGTGCAGACGGTCTTAGTGGTCATCGCCGTGGTCCTTTCAGTCATCAGTTGTACCGCCATTCTGCTCATGACCTGTGCTCA TTACAGGTCACATAAAAACTTCCTGGCCTCCTACCTTGGGACTGTGTCAGAGCAGGAGAAGCTACAGAAACACACCGGTGATGTTGTGGTGTGA